A single region of the Brienomyrus brachyistius isolate T26 chromosome 10, BBRACH_0.4, whole genome shotgun sequence genome encodes:
- the LOC125750065 gene encoding growth hormone secretagogue receptor type 1-like isoform X1 — MSSIPDPLSMDVSWNFSLSGNTTLDHSRPLSVFEIHILVPVTVACILLFFLGVGGNLSTLLVFWRTQSLHTTTNLYLSSMAISDILIFSGLPLDLYRLWRYRPFPFGDFLCRFQFYLSESCTYATILHITALSVERYLAICFPLHARRLVSRARVQLVIVALWGLAGTTAVPVFFLFHVAGQECQPTEAGLRSGLLQAMTWVSTLYFFLPLACLCLLYGLICRRLGHMRHRPYARIRQRHQRQTVRLLVVVVLSFALCWLPFHIGRILFSTAVWDDEDQGGREALYTTSQNFNLAAMLLFYLSASINPVLYNLLSARYRLALRGMLQSQRPRSRLPQRHRSSHHIRVTAPTDMNFCTSV; from the exons ATGTCCTCGATACCTGATCCACTTTCCATGGATGTTTCCTGGAACTTCAGTCTTTCTGGGAACACAACACTGGACCACTCCAGGCCTTTGTCGGTGTTTGAGATACACATCTTGGTTCCTGTGACAGTTGCCTGCATACTACTCTTCTTCTTGGGTGTAGGGGGCAACCTAAGCACCCTACTTGTGTTCTGGCGCACCCAGTCGCTGCACACCACCACCAACCTCTACCTGTCCAGCATGGCCATTTCAGACATCCTCATCTTCAGTGGTCTACCCCTGGATCTCTATCGCCTGTGGCGGTACCGCCCCTTTCCCTTTGGAGACTTCCTGTGCCGCTTCCAGTTCTACCTGAGCGAATCCTGCACCTATGCCACCATCCTGCACATCACTGCCCTCAGCGTGGAACGCTACTTGGCGATCTGCTTCCCACTGCACGCCCGCCGCTTGGTCTCCAGAGCTCGCGTGCAACTGGTGATCGTTGCTCTCTGGGGGCTGGCTGGCACCACGGCGGTGCCTGTTTTCTTTCTCTTCCACGTGGCGGGCCAGGAGTGCCAGCCCACAGAGGCAGGGCTGCGGTCAGGCCTGCTGCAGGCCATGACCTGGGTGTCCACGCTTTACTTCTTTCTCCCTCTGGCCTGCCTCTGTCTGCTCTATGGCCTCATCTGCAGGAGGCTGGGACACATGCGGCACCGTCCCTACGCACGCATCCGCCAGAGGCACCAGCGCCAGACAGTCAGGCTCCTGG TTGTGGTGGTGCTGTCCttcgccctctgctggctgccTTTTCACATCGGGAGGATCCTCTTCTCCACTGCAGTCTGGGATGATGAGGACCAAGGAGGCAGAGAAGCCCTGTACACTACATCGCAGAACTTCAACTTGGCTGCCATGCTGCTTTTCTACCTCAGCGCTTCCATCAACCCCGTCCTCTACAACCTGCTGTCTGCCCGCTACCGCCTGGCCCTACGCGGCATGCTCCAGAGCCAACGCCCCCGCAGCAGGCTCCCCCAAAGGCACAGGTCCAGCCACCACATTCGGGTCACCGCGCCAACTGACATGAACTTCTGCACCAGCGTGTGA
- the LOC125750065 gene encoding growth hormone secretagogue receptor type 1-like isoform X2, with product MSSIPDPLSMDVSWNFSLSGNTTLDHSRPLSVFEIHILVPVTVACILLFFLGVGGNLSTLLVFWRTQSLHTTTNLYLSSMAISDILIFSGLPLDLYRLWRYRPFPFGDFLCRFQFYLSESCTYATILHITALSVERYLAICFPLHARRLVSRARVQLVIVALWGLAGTTAVPVFFLFHVAGQECQPTEAGLRSGLLQAMTWVSTLYFFLPLACLCLLYGLICRRLGHMRHRPYARIRQRHQRQTVRLLVWDDEDQGGREALYTTSQNFNLAAMLLFYLSASINPVLYNLLSARYRLALRGMLQSQRPRSRLPQRHRSSHHIRVTAPTDMNFCTSV from the exons ATGTCCTCGATACCTGATCCACTTTCCATGGATGTTTCCTGGAACTTCAGTCTTTCTGGGAACACAACACTGGACCACTCCAGGCCTTTGTCGGTGTTTGAGATACACATCTTGGTTCCTGTGACAGTTGCCTGCATACTACTCTTCTTCTTGGGTGTAGGGGGCAACCTAAGCACCCTACTTGTGTTCTGGCGCACCCAGTCGCTGCACACCACCACCAACCTCTACCTGTCCAGCATGGCCATTTCAGACATCCTCATCTTCAGTGGTCTACCCCTGGATCTCTATCGCCTGTGGCGGTACCGCCCCTTTCCCTTTGGAGACTTCCTGTGCCGCTTCCAGTTCTACCTGAGCGAATCCTGCACCTATGCCACCATCCTGCACATCACTGCCCTCAGCGTGGAACGCTACTTGGCGATCTGCTTCCCACTGCACGCCCGCCGCTTGGTCTCCAGAGCTCGCGTGCAACTGGTGATCGTTGCTCTCTGGGGGCTGGCTGGCACCACGGCGGTGCCTGTTTTCTTTCTCTTCCACGTGGCGGGCCAGGAGTGCCAGCCCACAGAGGCAGGGCTGCGGTCAGGCCTGCTGCAGGCCATGACCTGGGTGTCCACGCTTTACTTCTTTCTCCCTCTGGCCTGCCTCTGTCTGCTCTATGGCCTCATCTGCAGGAGGCTGGGACACATGCGGCACCGTCCCTACGCACGCATCCGCCAGAGGCACCAGCGCCAGACAGTCAGGCTCCTGG TCTGGGATGATGAGGACCAAGGAGGCAGAGAAGCCCTGTACACTACATCGCAGAACTTCAACTTGGCTGCCATGCTGCTTTTCTACCTCAGCGCTTCCATCAACCCCGTCCTCTACAACCTGCTGTCTGCCCGCTACCGCCTGGCCCTACGCGGCATGCTCCAGAGCCAACGCCCCCGCAGCAGGCTCCCCCAAAGGCACAGGTCCAGCCACCACATTCGGGTCACCGCGCCAACTGACATGAACTTCTGCACCAGCGTGTGA